One Phaseolus vulgaris cultivar G19833 chromosome 11, P. vulgaris v2.0, whole genome shotgun sequence genomic window carries:
- the LOC137833483 gene encoding uncharacterized protein, translating to MSMLGSPFQLLEVNIISAQDLAPVSKSIKAYAVAWLDPERKLTTQIHPDGHNNPTWNEKFVFRIDEDFLYADDSVVMIEIYASTWLRDILVGTVGVLLSNLLPRSINRTSKIRFIALQVRRPSGHPQGILNIGVNLVDPTRRSMPMYSELGSSTVGDWDADPKKQKPMPNQTPSNEFNSAKCKLLTLQRSASEKNDSTINDYTYKNYPKGYEDNEDCQGSELGMPTTKKGMIMNLNGSLCSDVGPSPSVVATAIAKGLYPFPMMAPQKTGNLVFEGWPGKEKGPEELNTKIDQWRSMERGGVAVYDHLGQNEKTGKHNVPKGKGQNQRRSGANGGLFSCFGTAMGCEFSITCGGGNRSRKKRYKGGGRKAHVTLASELTYDESYI from the coding sequence ATGTCTATGTTAGGTTCCCCATTCCAGCTTCTGGAAGTCAACATTATATCTGCACAAGACCTTGCACCTGTTTCCAAATCCATCAAAGCCTATGCAGTTGCATGGCTTGACCCTGAACGCAAACTCACAACCCAAATACACCCTGATGGCCACAACAACCCCACATGGAATGAGAAATTCGTGTTTCGTATCGATGAAGACTTCCTCTATGCTGACGACTCCGTTGTCATGATCGAAATCTACGCCTCCACATGGCTACGCGACATTCTCGTCGGCACCGTTGGTGTTCTACTCTCCAACCTCTTGCCACGTTCCATTAATCGTACATCCAAGATTCGCTTCATCGCATTGCAAGTTCGTCGCCCCTCGGGTCATCCCCAAGGGATTCTCAACATTGGAGTCAACCTCGTTGACCCCACGCGGAGGAGCATGCCGATGTATTCAGAGCTCGGATCCTCCACCGTTGGGGATTGGGACGCTGACCCTAAGAAACAGAAACCAATGCCGAACCAAACGCCGTCGAACGAATTTAACagtgccaagtgcaagctcttaaCGCTACAGCGCTCCGCGAGCGAGAAGAACGACTCCACCATAAACGACTACACGTACAAAAATTATCCGAAGGGTTACGAAGATAACGAAGATTGTCAAGGTTCTGAGCTTGGGATGCCGACAACGAAGAAAGGGATGATTATGAACTTGAATGGGTCGTTGTGTTCAGATGTGGGGCCCTCACCATCAGTTGTGGCGACGGCAATAGCTAAGGGGTTGTACCCGTTTCCGATGATGGCACCGCAGAAGACAGGGAACTTGGTTTTTGAAGGGTGGCCGGGGAAGGAGAAGGGGCCGGAAGAACTGAATACGAAGATTGATCAGTGGCGATCGATGGAGCGTGGTGGGGTGGCGGTTTATGATCATCTAGGACAGAATGAGAAGACAGGGAAGCATAATGTTCCAAAGGGGAAAGGGCAGAACCAACGACGGAGTGGTGCGAATGGAGGGCTATTTTCGTGTTTTGGGACAGCAATGGGGTGTGAGTTTTCGATAACTTGTGGTGGGGGTAATAGAAGTCGAAAGAAGAGGTACAAGGGTGGTGGTAGAAAGGCGCATGTTACTCTAGCCTCTGAACTCACCTATGATGAATCTTATATTTGA